The Diabrotica undecimpunctata isolate CICGRU chromosome 3, icDiaUnde3, whole genome shotgun sequence genome includes the window ATGCAGTTATTTATCAATAATATTGTTGTACGATTGATGATTTCAAACAGAACGAATTTCGTtaataaagtatttattattattaccttATCTTATATTGATAGGCAACTGCACAATGTGAAAACGATACAACCACAGTTAATCCACGCACCACACACACGATTTCATACTAAACATGAGTCAACTTTTCGAACTAAACAATTTACCATTGTAAGACACCTATAGACCAAGCAACACAGCATCGGAAAATCCAAAACTGTAAAACactacaaacattttaaagatgtacaaaaaacatatagaatattatataaacttttaatatGTCAAAATTTTGTTAGGTCGATTTAATGGACAACCGAGGAAGCTAGAAAAATATACACTATGGTAAACAGTTTTAAACTACTTACACGGCAGGCTGAACACACAATATAAAACAATGTAGattacatatatacatattaaacatttttaaaatgagttgaataacaattttaattatttcaattctGTTTTTGCAATTTCTTGCATAATATATTAATGTTAAGTGAATGCAGAAATAATACGAATTAACGACTAAAGTGCTGTCGAAAAAAAATCATGATATCTGTCTTAAAAGAGAATTACTTACTCAatgtcatttaaaaaaatattgtgataaatttaacattaatgacaaaaatgcatttaaaaatgtATTCGAAAAAAGATGTGAGtacattaaataatatttgattaAATTAGACATGTTTAAATATTGTTTCTTGAAACTCTAAATCTTAGAAATGAATAACTTTCAGAAATAACTGACatattatattttcaaaatttcgTCGTctattcaaatttatattttaaaatttttaatacatcTTTATTTATCATGGCACCTTGACTTTTATCAGAATGATTGCATGGCTCTGTGGGCTATTTCGATTCTTTGGACGCTGAAAATCAGTCCACATTAATCGTTTTTAGTTCAACAACTAGTTTTGTGACTTAAGATCTTCTATAATCTTCCTccatttttacttttttctccAGCCTTTGAATCCAACTTCTCAATCTTATCAGTTGTCTATTCTTTCTATCTAATTTTGGATCTTCCTACCATCATTGTAGTATTTCCAGTAAGTTTGGTTTTCTGCCAAAATgcgtttgttaatttctattgcCCATACCACCCCCTGCCCAATAATACAACCTATATTTTCTATATTGTCCACAATAACAAGCGACATCAACTTTAATCCCATCCCATCCCCTTCCATCAAAATTCCTCCTTGGATTATGCACCCCCCTCAAATCCCTCAAACACCTAAAGAACTCATGATAaaagcatttttagaaattatctatataaaaggctaggacgacaagtcacactgtGTGTCCGTTggggtaactacgccacctaggaaagaaatctgaactaccaacaaaatcatattttgttcttgaaacaatacggttgatttattgctaattcattctacaaattgatgattcaaatattctTATTCGGAAATTTGACTACTTCATCAGTAAATAATTTTACtgttactgtaattgtaaggcAAGATACATTTACATATAcacttattataaataaaatgaagtttaacaaacgtcaacatttttccaaaataaaataaaattaaattaaattaaacgaaaattaaataaaattaagtaaaattaaacaaacttaattaaaattaactaaaataacTAGATTAAGATATCTCCTAGCGCAGCCTAAGAAAGAAATCTGAACCACCAACTGACATTTCAGTCTATGAGTCAATcgtattttgttcttgaaacgatagggttaatttattgctaattcattgtaaaaatattgatgattcaaatatcctTTACTCGAATATTTTACTACTTCATcagtagttattttttttttttttaattactaaacATATATCTTAGGTACTGTAATTGTATTATACGATTTTTATTAAGCAAAATATCTTTTGAGCGTTTTATGGTGGGGTTAGAATAGTTAGTCGGATCGTGACGcatgatacatcattggaaatgtgggtaaaaaaaagtcaataaacttatttttccgttgaccgtccatttatgatcaattttaacaccctcaaaataaTTGATTAATggcccctattaatgaatgattttctattaatgaacgattttattataggcaacacaacatacattgcttgcataaattaattaaacgctctgagattggcagtgacctgtggtgtaggcaaccaaacatatacctatttataaacccactaaaaaattaatttaaaatgaagtagccgatgTTAGTACTTTATTGCTTAAAATtgtgtgtatttgaaaaatcaaaggatggatattgacaaagagtttaatttaactccaccagaatttaacttcttctatcacagaatttacagaggtccaagaagacttaaagaTAAATTTGTCAACATGCTATACACCAgataattatttatcaatatcttgatttgttgtttatcgttaagtaaataaatatttaaactaagatatctttatttctgaaaagtacggtccacggaaaagttttgtaactaaCTCAtaaattaaaatggcgattaacaatctcgaacattaacgcactcgcttcgctcgcgcgttaatatatctcaattgttaatcgcccttattaatacacttgttggttaaataactattaacctTCAATTGTGTCTTAATCCCATAacaatagtaattactttaaaatgccacaagaaaatagcttcagaaatatatatatatatatatatatatatatatatatatatatatatatatatagaaaaagaaaaaaggagTCTTCACTGAAAAcgttagaaaacggagctttgaggtttattgggataCGCACCGATGAAATAAGTATACTCTTTTAACTAattttcaagctttcgaaaatgtttattttcatcttcATAAACAAGTTATTGAGATTTGTATTTCTTGGATGTTTTACTAATAGGTGACAATTTTTACGCACAACTCAATGAATAAgtctaataataaaaaatatgttgtaaaaaattttttttaaattgacaaattgttttataaagtgacacataagaaaaagacgtatatatatatatatatatatatatatatatatatatatatatatattatgaaataCAACTCTATTAGTATATTTGTCATAAtagaaattaattttttgaaaaattaatttataaaatcaTACATTTTAGCCCTATATCGGCGTGTGTATCATATTACCTGGTCTAAAGCAAGCAGAAAAACATATTACTCAATTCATTACACATAAGGTAAATGAATTATTGGAAATTGAAGACAAGTTGAATGAATGTAGGTAAAGTCCTGATTGGTTTAAACCGTGTTCAATATAATGTGAGTTGCACCATGAGCCTTTATTCTTTAGGTGCAATCTTTATTAGGTAATGAGAAAACCGCTCTATTTAGAGAGTTTTTCgctgattttattatattattcgaTAGGTCTTTATTCATGGCAATTAAATTTAGTGCCTCGTTAATGAGGATGCTGGGATATAGTGATTTAACGTCAAAACTAGCTAAAAAAGTAGATTGTTATCATTTGGAACGAAACGAAACATGGCGCTTGTTCGACTAATAGCTGTAATGTTGTGGCTAAATATTTCTCTAATTTGTATAAATGTGAATTGAACGCACTAAAAATATATCTAAGGGTGACATATCGGGGGGCAGGCcgtaatattttaaataaggtcttCTAGTTAAGGCGATTTATTAATATCCTCTCTTGTGATCCCCTCAATATACCTAGGTGGATCTCTTTTAGTGGGTTTGTAGCTGGGATTTTTAGGAATTGCAAATTTACTGTTATAATCGTCTTTATTTAGTATCAGCTGAGTTTTCTTTGTCCGTTGGGACGATTATAATATTTCTACTGTCATTGAGTTTTTTTAGAGCTACACTTTCCCCTTTGGTTAGATAGGACTTGGGCGTTTTACCAGTTTTAGTATTTTCAATCCCTGTCTACGAAATGTGTAGCATACATTCTTTTGCCAAAAAAGGTATTTCAGGTTCTGACAATTGATAGGTGAATAAATTTATTGTGTTGTTGCTCTTTTTAGCATATGTGGAGTAAAAAGTTCATATGCTATATTATGAATGAAATTTCTTTTCAACATTCGCATTATTAGCCGCGTAAATAATTTGGGTGTGTTTACCAGCAATATTCATTATCGCATAAAATATTACTACAGGCCACCTTCGGGTACCATAAGCACAGTTATAATTCGCCATTAACTTGTCCGAAATATCAACACCACTTTTTATGGAATTATAATCCGTTATTATTACTGGTTTCAAAATATCACCTGTATCTAAATCGAAATCATCATTGTGATGTATCGTGGACAAAAGTAACACATTCTTTTTTGCTTTCGGCATGTATGATAGAAGTGTACATTCACAGTGAAATCCAAACATGCTAGACATTGGTGGTCTGGTTGCAGGAACAGTAGTCCAAGGGTAGTTCTCGCTTATTTTTGCAGATAGTGCCTACAGCTGTCACTTATTTTTGATAAAGTCTAAATAGTGGCACGCTAGTGAACTAATTATCCATTATGATATTCCTATTGGTTCATTGGATTCCCTGTGAGAGTATCATGACATCTTGAGCGCTGATTGATAGTCTATAAGGTCCTTCTGGTTGAAGACCAACATACACTTCCAAATAACTGGAATAATACATTTTAGCGTCACACATTGTTAAAACTTTGCTATACTGTATTTGCTTGGTTTCGACGGGATATACTGACGGAAATTACATTTCCCACGAAATCCCAAAAACATTTCATCAATTGCGACAAATGCCGAATTATGATATCCTTTCtacaaacaaatcaaaaatatGTTGGATGGCAGAAAGTTTATTCTGTTTTAATCGATCCTTACGAGAAGCTTTATGATCAAGACGTAAAACTGGCGTAAAAAGCTTTCCATAAATCGTCTAATTTGAGTTGACTCGCCTTGTACTTTTCAGCTAAATATAGTAAACCCAGAGTTGCATAAACTTCATCTGAACTTGTAAAATTTGCATCCCTCTCTTGCAAAATTTGCTTGAATACTCTCAATCATTTCGTTaatatgtaaaacaattttattgataATTTCTTCTGAAAAGAAATATTTCCAAATTTCTATGGAAGATTTCAAGTTTTTCGTGTATATATACTTGGTTCTGGTAAAACCTTTATGATATACTCAGATCTTATCTTAGTATTCTTCGGCAACGaagatattttttcattttgtttgccTATCCTTGCCCAAAAAACTTGCTAGTAATGCTAACTGATGGCTCAAAATATGCGAGTTTAGTTTCTTCGTCTGTGTCATAAGCTTCTGGAGGCTCCTGAATGCAATCTGTTTATCACAGTCCGACTCTGAATCCAAATACTTTTCATCTCTGCCGACAATTTGGTTGGAAGAACAATTTGCTCACTAATGACTGGAAATCTTATCTTTATCAGAATCGTGGTCCGATCGCTCAGTGTCTGTGGCGGCTGACTCTAAgcgtgcgttcataacgaggcgccgaccctcgctcgGGCCATGGGATGGTATCATTTAATCAATTttcggtaaaataaatgcattactttaaatgcgagcgttcgccGTCACTGCTACGCTCTAGGCGAGGAGACggtgcgatggtctccgttatgaacgcaCCGTAAGTGTGCGTTCATAGGatggtattatattatcatcgccacgtaaaataaatgcattattttaaatgcgagcgtttaaaataatgcatttattttacgtggcgatgataatataataccatcctatggtccgatcgagggtcggcgcctcgttatgaacgcatACTTGAAGTCGCTGTTGTTCCTTTTCATAAATATTCATCtacaaatatcaaaattataatataaaGGCATGTAATTAGGGTTATAATTTAATTACCTTGTTTGCGTTCAGTATTTACAATAGTGCGTAAATAGTCGCATCGGTGCCTGAGACCGATATTAACCGCTGGTCGAACAATATCACACTCACTAACGGTGCTGTCAGTCTCGATGAAACGTCAAATGGGAGGATTAATGTATAAGACGCAGAAATATAATGTAAAAGTTGACAGATGTAATGCGTTCATGAAAAAATGCGGAAATATATCTATAAGTACAAATTATTCGATGATATATCATTGAATCAATATCGACCTTTGAATTTGTTAAAAACATAATGTTACAAACTGGTAAAATACCACCtttcaactttaaatatttttattttcttttgctaaattactatattatattatactaacATTCATTTAGAGTTACAGCTAATTTTCACAGGTGGGATAGTCCAACCGGTAGTCGCCCacggtatttttattatttactggGATTTACCACTCATTTCGTTCGCGGAATTTCCAACTTAAGTTCCACAGTTACCAGGTCATATAATGAACAAACACTAAGAGAAAACAAAATCAACTTGAGGAGTAGGTGTATTATAATTAGTTTTGAGTCAAAATAATTCTCCATGTAGCTAATTGGTATTTATTACTGAATTGTATGACGGATATACAGTATGTCCATAAAGTATGGaaaaaaattcgatatttcctaaatgaaaagcctttttaaaaattctaaaacacgtcgatttttaaatttaatcttctacattttacaataaaatttcattatataaTGAGctaattccaaaaaagtataatactgggggtctaacggatataatttgaaagatatgcgcttagaaaattatttttactgatttataatattaataaataaattataataaataacttgaaagtaatccagtaattaatacatgacttaatcttaaatgttcaaattgtagCCCTTGTTCTATTTGACAaccgttgtacaaattcttgtagaaccttgtttatgctttctttacgaattcttgtttttaaatcTCCAATattttgcaggtttcgttttataaacaacattctttaaatgaccccacataaaataatccaaaggactgaggtctggcgacctcactggccattcaatatgtctacgtcttccaatccacctgttcggaaaaatttcgtttaggtaccttcgaacatctaaagcataatgcggaagcacaccatcctgttgaaaccataaacttttatcaaaacctccaagattaattgtactggggaataaattaactaaagtaggtatgagatacccacttaaaaattgaaggtatgctggcccgtttaaattaccttcgaaatagtagatttcaatgattttatttcttacaatgccagcccgtaaatttaccttttgcgggtattgtgtatgatgttcccgcatccagttggagttttcttttgcccagtatctacaattctgacggttgacctcgccatttaatttgaatatagcctcatcagaaaaaatattttgaaccaagagagggtttcggtggctgttatccatcattatctcacaaaattgtattcttttatctggatcatcctcgtttaattcctgtacaactgtggattttacttactttacttacttttacgtactttgtgtaccgttgttttgcaaacatcgagatcactactaaccttacgaacagaagtgtacgcatcttcttcaaaagcaagtagaacatctaatgttgtaacataatttacacaGGGACGACCTAATTTGCGTGcgttttcaaccgtaccagtttctcgaaatctcttttcaatcttacttactgttgactgcgtgatgggtatttttggatatttatcattaaataaattacacacttccatctgagttcgcgatttgtctccatacccaatcaccataaatatttcaattctttgctttacaccaGTGGTTCCCAAACTTTTAATCTTGCGTACCACACACGAAATTATAAATTAGTAGCGTACCACTGAACTGTGGTAatctttaaaaaatcttaaaaatggTAAAGTAATAAAAACTGCAACAACTGTTTATGacaacattattatttattaattataagaaaaaatacaatatactcaGTGCGAAAAATGATGCTTCATGTTCGAGACAAGAGAGGAAATATCTGGCAATTTCAGGCGCAAATTATTGTCTATGTTAAGATTGTtacgatatttattttttattatcaacaTAGCAGAAAATCCGCTCTCACAGAGATATGTGGTTGTAAATGGAATTAGAAACAGTAATGCTTTTCTGGAAATCGATGGATATTCATTTTTAACTTTTAGCCAAAATTCACACAGCTCTTCTTTGTTGAATTCCACTTGCAAAGCTCCATCGCAAGATAACTCTCTCACAGATTCCTTTTCATTTACACTTAAATTTTCACGAACACTATCCAGATCCGAAACGAATGGGTTACTTATCCAATTGAACTCCGAATAATCTTctttaaaatattcttcaaatATTTCAACGATCATTTGGCTGTGATTTTTGATGTTATTGATCACAATTTCACTCGCTGTAAGTTCATTTTCAgttataaaattttctaaattaGGAAAAGATGCTAGGTTCTCATTCGACACGCTCTGTTcaatcatttgaaattttttgataaatgcttttattttGTCATTTACTGAAAATCTATTTGTAGATCTACCTTACAAACTTAGATTTAAGTCGTTGATGCGATTGAAAATGTCTGATAAGTAAGCCAATGATATAAGCCAGTGTTCGTATGTCAGTCGATTGCGTAATTCAAAATCAGTCCCCATCCGGAACAGCTGCACCTCAGAACGTAACTGGAATAATATGTTCAGCATTTTGCCTCGCGAAAGCCATCTAACCTCTGTATGTAGCAGCAACTGAATATGGTTACTGCCCATTTCGGAACACAAGTTTGAAAATAAACGAGAGTTAAGTGCCCgagatttaataaaatttaccacCTTGATTGCATCTTGgagaacatttttaaattgttcggGCATTAGTTTTACTGCTAACACTTGTCTGTGTATACTGCAGTACATAAAAGTACAATTCTTAGCAACAGATTTTACTTTTGTGGCTACACCTCCGAATCTACCCGTCATAGCTCGAGCGCCATCAGAGCAGAAGCCAACGCAATTCATCCAGTCAAGTCCATTTTCAGCAAAGAATTCATCCAGTTTGTTGAAAATTTCATCCGCTGTAGTTCGTGTTAATAACGGCTCACAGAATAAATAATCTtccttaattgttttattttcatgtatataccgCACGTAAACCATAAGTTGAGCATAGTTCGTTACATCTGTACTCTCATCAAGTTGTATCGAAAAGAAATCGCTACTTTTTACATGATTGATgactttatttttaacatttgatGCCATAATGTCGATCCTACGTTGAACGGTATTATTGGACAGTGATATCAGTTCTAGCTATTTAACTGACGCCTCACCCAACATACAGGTAACCATATCTTTTGCTGCAGGTAACAACAACTCTTCGCCAAGTGTGTGAGCTTTTCCTGACTTTGCAATTCTTAGGCTAACTAAGAATGATGCCTCTACTGATTTTTCGGTACTACCAGTAAATGAAGACATGACTTTCTTAGTGCTTTTCATTTCTGTTAATTTTCGGGTGAAAAAATCCTTCGGTTTGCTTACTAATGTAGAATGTTTTGTGTTAAAATGACGATTCAGTAATGAGGGTTTCATACTTTGATTTGATAAAATTTCAAAGCAGATGACACACTGAGGGCGTGGCTCATTATTTACATCCGTCACCGTAAATCCAATATTTATGTATTCTGGGTCAtattttctagtaatttttcgAATGTTAgtaggtattttattttcttgaatTACCGCACAATCTGGCTCCGAAGTGGAACTCGATGGTAAAGAATTTTTAACATCATCTTGAATCACTGCACAATTTAATTCTTGAGATGAACTTGGTGGTACATTATTTTGAACACAAGGTCTTTTTACACTACTAAGCCACTTATCCATGTTAATTCAAATATATTAAACTTGACTTAAAACAAATTAGATAGGTAGAATTTGACGAATGCTAGCTGGTTGGACGTGCGTGCAGACGCTCGATAGCTTTGTCACTGTTTGACTCGCGTCGCGGTCGCCGAAAGATGCGCTGGCCAGCAAAATAGGCGGAGCTTAATGCAAACTATCGACGGCGCCCCCACGCGCCTTGGGGTTATTAACTCAGTAAATTTTACTATGTATGTCCTATGGCTGCTTGCGTACtagagatgtgtagttcaccatcgaaatagttcaaatgaacgattctttaaactgaactaattgaactagttcattaattttcatagaactagttcactgcgaacgatttgcattataaattgtgtctcaacttttaaagaagaaactaatgaatgaatgagatcatatatttattattttgtgaatgggatggactgaccgactgactagtttaaaaaaagaagtgccGATTAGTCTCAGATAACAGATCATAATTCTTATGAAcgtgacaataacataaacagttttatcttaatatcataatGGTTCGGATCTTATGCCATGCCCATGCACTGGCTTGAATGTTGACATGCTGTACTGTTTctcgtattgtaattttgaaataacaattttaagttgtggttaaaatgattgatgcatctacataaaatataattttatgtaaaagtgagaatgaaaatgtgttatttaatgttcctaaaaaattcactgattttttttgtaaggttcttttagaaataacctaatatagatacctatgagtatacgtaaatataaaaataaatcatacgtgaaccatatttatatttaaaacggttaataaaaaacaaatcttaataattttttgcaaataaaaaaaatgttatttgcaaaacatttgagaaataaatttaaaacatttaaacctaaacatacgatcgaaagaaatggttccgaacgcgaactacttgtacggtagtgaaagagtgaaagactgactgaaaaccGAAGAAAACGCGCGGCCGGCGCCGAGCGCCGAGCTTGTGTGATGATAAGACGAGACATCTGGTAACCAATTATGTTAGGgttggatttcgatttcggtcctacaaatagttctttcgcgaactagttcactgaactagttcatttttgtgaaatagttcgcttgaactagttcgtctaaaagaactaataagcacaccACTATTGCGTACCACCTTAATAATCGTCGCGTACCACTGGTGGTACGCGTACCACAGTTAGGGAATCGCTGCTTTTCACTCAatttcatttctacttaaaattaattctaagcaataatacagaacgttcacgaattaataaaattattgtactacttaattgttattgaacgtcactaaaaataattacagtttaccaaaaactagaagtaggctacttttttgcaattgataataaatcatttattttctaaaagcatatctttcaaattatatccattagacccgagtattatacttttttgaaatcagttcAATTTAATctatctaaaaatgtcctaaaatacagggtgttacatttaaagaAAGAGCCGATGATGTCATCACTGTagtgtgtatcaccttgtataatgaaattttattgtaaaatgtagaacattaaatttaaaaaccgacgtgttttagattttttcaaaaaggctttttatttaggaaatatcgaatttattccacggacacactgtatagaccagtctatctgtgaaaaaatcattgatttcaagTAAAAATcttacagatatttgaaggttgtAGTAAAAGGTACATGAGGAATAActgatgaaaaatccgtgaagacgtatctatagctgattttgctttattttttttttttttgacaatcttaaaatgtgaaaaaatatgttttgccTATAAAAGGTTTCTTATAAATTATAAagatcataaaaagtttttttacttttgagaatttctaaattaaaatacataaacaattttgatagagataattgcaaaaaaaaaccttatttttgcttagtaatttataaatgttaataactctgtttttgcataatgacatgcAAAATAGCTACTCAAAATTGTGGaaattaaagtgtgctaaatttcaaACCGATCgaccaaatattttataagttaatCAATTTGTTTTACCCGGAGA containing:
- the LOC140436015 gene encoding zinc finger BED domain-containing protein 5-like, whose protein sequence is MIEQSVSNENLASFPNLENFITENELTASEIVINNIKNHSQMIVEIFEEYFKEDYSEFNWISNPFVSDLDSVRENLSVNEKESVRELSCDGALQVEFNKEELCEFWLKVKNEYPSISRKALLFLIPFTTTYLCESGFSAMLIIKNKYRNNLNIDNNLRLKLPDISSLVSNMKHHFSH
- the LOC140436016 gene encoding zinc finger BED domain-containing protein 5-like → MASNVKNKVINHVKSSDFFSIQLDESTDVTNYAQLMVYVRYIHENKTIKEDYLFCEPLLTRTTADEIFNKLDEFFAENGLDWMNCVGFCSDGARAMTGRFGGVATKVKSVAKNCTFMYCSIHRQVLAVKLMPEQFKNVLQDAIKVVNFIKSRALNSRLFSNLCSEMGSNHIQLLLHTEVRWLSRGKMLNILFQLRSEVQLFRMGTDFELRNRLTYEHWLISLAYLSDIFNRINDLNLSL